The proteins below come from a single Chrysoperla carnea chromosome 1, inChrCarn1.1, whole genome shotgun sequence genomic window:
- the LOC123290900 gene encoding NADH dehydrogenase [ubiquinone] 1 beta subcomplex subunit 9, translated as MAVSTPSHARQVCTLYKRALRNLECWYDRREGYRFQAVLLRDRFDKNKSEKDLVKATQLLKEGEAELFKYIHYQPRQFPESPGGVAYKRQVIPPDWVLDYWHPMEKAQYPDYFARREQRKKEYLTWWEKQYGPPSEADLKGGH; from the exons aTGGCTGTTTCAACACCAAGTCATGCACGTCAAGTTTGTACTTTGTACAAACGAGCTTTACGTAATTTAGAATGCTGGTATGATCGCAG AGAAGGATACCGCTTTCAAGCTGTACTTCTACGAGACcgattcgataaaaataaaagtgaaaaggATTTGGTAAAAGCTACACAACTTCTTAAAGAGGGCGAAGCTgagctttttaaatatattcattatcAACCCCGACaat TTCCTGAATCACCAGGAGGTGTTGCATACAAACGTCAAGTCATTCCCCCCGATTGGGTATTGGATTATTGGCATCCAATGGAAAAGGCTCAGTATCCTGATTATTTTGCTCGCCGAGAACAACGTAAAAAGGAATACTTAACCTGGTGGGAAAAACAGTATGGTCCACCTAGTGAGGCAGATTTAAAAGGAGGACATTGA
- the LOC123290897 gene encoding derlin-1, protein MADLTDWFKSLPFFTKWWLTLTLGFSLLGRFHILHPYYLVLLYEPIKKFQIWRLATGLFYYPITPQTGFHFLINCYFLYQYSLRLETGVYAGKPADYFFMLLFNWACCVVLGLLGEFIYIMDPMVLSVLYVWCQLNKEVLVNFWFGTRFKAMYLPWILFLFNLIVSGGGVMELMGIIIGHLYFFLMFQYPQELGGPSLLSTPNILKRYFPETRGVHGFGLPPQSRAQPTREPAAGGIFRGHNWGRGNVLGGN, encoded by the exons ATGGCAGATTTAACCGATTGGTTTAAATCGTTACCCTTTTTTACGAAATGGTGGTTAACGTTAACGCTTGGATTTTCTTTATTGGGacgttttcatattttacatcCATATTATCTAGTCTTATTATatgaaccaataaaaaaatttcaa ATATGGCGTTTAGCAACaggattattttattatccCATCACACCACAAACtggatttcattttttgataaactgcTATTTCCTATATCAATATTCACTGAGATTAGAAACAGGAGTTTATGCAGGAAAACCAGCTGACTATTTCTTCATGCTTTTATTTAATTGGGCATGTTGTGTGGTTTTGGGACTTCTTGGAGAATTTAtt tatATAATGGACCCAATGGTTTTATCGGTATTGTATGTTTGGTGCCAACTCAATAAAGAAGTACTCGTGAATTTCTGGTTTGGAACACGATTCAAAGCAATGTATTTACCATGGATCTTATTCTTGTTCAACTTAATTGTCTCTGGAGG AGGTGTTATGGAATTGATGGGAATTATAATTGGACACTTATACTTCTTCTTAATGTTCCAATATCCACAAGAGTTAGGCGGTCCAAGTTTGCTATCAACtccaaatatttt aaaACGCTATTTCCCAGAAACAAGAGGTGTTCACGGTTTTGGATTACCACCACAAAGTAGGGCACAGCCAACTAGAGAACCAGCCGCTGGAGGAATATTTAGAGGGCACAACTGGGGTAGAGGGAACGTGTTAGGAGGAAATTAA